One Dioscorea cayenensis subsp. rotundata cultivar TDr96_F1 chromosome 15, TDr96_F1_v2_PseudoChromosome.rev07_lg8_w22 25.fasta, whole genome shotgun sequence genomic region harbors:
- the LOC120278138 gene encoding non-specific lipid transfer protein GPI-anchored 25-like isoform X1, with protein MATKPHLLLLILIILLSVFRPSASPPPPASSSSMPCTDELVAISPCLPTLAEDSDGGSTAPSTSCCANFFAAVDGTWSGPACLCHLIREPILLGFPVNGSLFTSLFVSCGRSAADAKNFSDLCRGIRRLPSFRNVTEEGTADTEAEAPSPKPPAQQPLPEEASSSLLIRRKKKGRRGSSAGRVVWDQSIQQLVSLWIPFVLLLF; from the exons ATGGCGACGAAACctcatctccttctcctcattctcatcatcctcctctccGTCTTCCGTCCATCGGCATCTCCTCCACCTCCGGCATCATCTTCTTCGATGCCCTGCACCGATGAGCTGGTGGCGATCTCGCCATGCCTCCCGACACTGGCGGAGGATTCCGATGGCGGCAGTACGGCGCCATCCACAAGCTGCTGCGCTAACTTCTTCGCCGCCGTCGATGGCACCTGGAGTGGTCCGGCGTGCCTCTGTCACCTCATCCGCGAGCCGATCCTCCTCGGCTTCCCCGTCAATGGCTCCCTCTTCACTTCCCTCTTCGTCTCCTGCGGCCGCTCCGCCGCCGACGCCAAGAACTTCAGTGATCTCTGCCGAG GGATTCGAAGGTTGCCATCCTTCCGCAACGTGACTGAAGAGGGCACTGCTG ATACTGAAGCCGAAGCTCCGAGTCCTAAGCCGCCGGCTCAGCAGCCTCTTCCTG AAGAGGCTTCTTCATCTTTGTTAATTCGGAGGAAAAAGAAAGGCAGGAGGGGAAGCAGTGCTGGCAGAGTGGTTTGGGATCAATCAATCCAGCAGCTGGTAAGCTTATGGATCccatttgttttacttttgttctaA
- the LOC120278138 gene encoding non-specific lipid transfer protein GPI-anchored 25-like isoform X2: MATKPHLLLLILIILLSVFRPSASPPPPASSSSMPCTDELVAISPCLPTLAEDSDGGSTAPSTSCCANFFAAVDGTWSGPACLCHLIREPILLGFPVNGSLFTSLFVSCGRSAADAKNFSDLCRGIRRLPSFRNVTEEGTADTEAEAPSPKPPAQQPLPEASSSLLIRRKKKGRRGSSAGRVVWDQSIQQLVSLWIPFVLLLF; the protein is encoded by the exons ATGGCGACGAAACctcatctccttctcctcattctcatcatcctcctctccGTCTTCCGTCCATCGGCATCTCCTCCACCTCCGGCATCATCTTCTTCGATGCCCTGCACCGATGAGCTGGTGGCGATCTCGCCATGCCTCCCGACACTGGCGGAGGATTCCGATGGCGGCAGTACGGCGCCATCCACAAGCTGCTGCGCTAACTTCTTCGCCGCCGTCGATGGCACCTGGAGTGGTCCGGCGTGCCTCTGTCACCTCATCCGCGAGCCGATCCTCCTCGGCTTCCCCGTCAATGGCTCCCTCTTCACTTCCCTCTTCGTCTCCTGCGGCCGCTCCGCCGCCGACGCCAAGAACTTCAGTGATCTCTGCCGAG GGATTCGAAGGTTGCCATCCTTCCGCAACGTGACTGAAGAGGGCACTGCTG ATACTGAAGCCGAAGCTCCGAGTCCTAAGCCGCCGGCTCAGCAGCCTCTTCCTG AGGCTTCTTCATCTTTGTTAATTCGGAGGAAAAAGAAAGGCAGGAGGGGAAGCAGTGCTGGCAGAGTGGTTTGGGATCAATCAATCCAGCAGCTGGTAAGCTTATGGATCccatttgttttacttttgttctaA
- the LOC120277885 gene encoding non-specific lipid transfer protein GPI-anchored 19-like — protein sequence MEIIRNCFSSFRVSFLMIILLITSSPASSQISTPCTNTLLSSFTPCLNYLTGSTNGGGSPTSDCCDSLGSLISSSAECACMIITGNVPIPINRALAISLPKICNSKSVPLQCKTSSTPLPAPGPVAFAPSLPPLSPTTSNVPGSDSSSQALPPFPTQSPPALTPPAIVQTPTTNSGQPTLVIPSSAFKLSGITSAALLLIFGTLILN from the exons atgGAGATCATAAGGAATTGTTTTTCAAGTTTTAGAGTCTCATTTTTGATGATCATTTTATTGATCACAAGCTCACCAGCTTCTTCTCAGATTTCAACCCCATGCACAAACACACTGTTAAGTAGCTTCACTCCATGCTTGAATTATCTCACTGGAAGCACTAATGGTGGCGGATCTCCAACTTCCGACTGTTGTGATTCCCTTGGCTCTCTAATCAGTAGCAGTGCTGAGTGTGCTTGTATGATTATTACTGGCAATGTTCCAATCCCCATAAACCGTGCTCTGGCAATCTCACTTCCTAAAATTTGCAACTCAAAATCTGTTCCTCTCCAATGCAAAA CTTCCTCAACTCCCTTGCCAGCTCCAG GTCCAGTGGCTTTCGCACCATCCCTTCCTCCTCTAT CTCCAACAACAAGCAACGTGCCAGGATCAGATTCTTCATCACAAGCATTGCCCCCATTTCCAACACAGTCTCCACCGGCGCTCACTCCTCCGGCCATAGTTCAAACTCCGACGACGAATTCTGGGCAACCAACCCTTGTGATTCCCAGTTCGGCTTTTAAGCTTTCAGGCATTACATCAGCTGCACTACTCCTAATCTTTGGAACTCTCATATTGAACTAg
- the LOC120276986 gene encoding non-specific lipid transfer protein GPI-anchored 19-like, which yields MASTLKQTSMIFTAAALVMFFFIHTSSAQSTSCTTAVISLAPCLSYITGNLTTPSSSCCSQLASVVQSQVQCLCTVLNGGASQFGIAINQTQALTLPSACKVQTPPISRCNGAAGGTPVAPPAASPAGTPTVPSNDSPATDNSPTTPSSTPSVPDSPSSGSGSKTTPTTKGQSTDASFAKMNQPLILGFMVLSAFVSPFFITF from the exons ATGGCTTCCACACTAAAACAAACTAGTATGATCTTCACTGCTGCAGCACTTGTTATGTTCTTCTTTATTCACACGTCATCAGCTCAATCAACATCATGCACTACTGCTGTAATTAGCTTAGCACCGTGTCTTAGCTACATCACCGGAAACTTGACAACACCGTCATCGTCGTGCTGCTCACAGCTGGCAAGCGTCGTCCAATCTCAAGTCCAGTGCCTTTGCACTGTCCTCAACGGCGGTGCGTCGCAGTTTGGTATTGCTATTAACCAAACACAAGCTCTTACTCTTCCTAGTGCATGCAAGGTTCAGACTCCTCCTATCAGCAGATGCAATG GTGCGGCTGGTGGTACTCCGGTGGCTCCTCCGGCGGCATCTCCGGCAGGAACTCCGACAGTTCCTAGCAATGATTCTCCGGCAACTGATAACTCTCCGACCACCCCTTCTTCTACTCCTTCCGTCCCTGATTCTCCTTCATCAG GAAGTGGATCAAAGACAACTCCAACTACAAAAGGGCAGTCAACTGATGCAAGTTTTGCAAAAATGAACCAACCTTTGATTCTGGGTTTTATGGTCCTTTCAGCATTTGTGTCTCCCTTCTTCATCACCTTCTGA